The Cylindrospermopsis curvispora GIHE-G1 genome contains a region encoding:
- the kdpA gene encoding potassium-transporting ATPase subunit KdpA, with protein MQSVLQIVIILGIVVLITPILGRYIANVFLEQSTIFDSLLNPIENIIYVVCGVNKKQQMTVGQYIKSVLVSNFIMGISAYVLISFQQLLPWNPNNLNAPRWDTILHTTISFLTNTDQQHYIPETTLSHFSQTAALGFLMFTSAATGLAVGIAFIRGLTGRKLGNFYTDIIRAIIRILLPISIIGAIALVALGVPETLEGTLVVKTLEGRTQYIPRGPVASFEMIKMIGQNGGGFFAANSAHPFENPNSVSNLIEAIAMIIIPASLIHSYGVFANNLKQSWLLFWMVFLIFVIFVWVTVAGEMQGNYLANQIVGIEIPNLEGKEMRFGVGETGLWAVITATTMTGAVNGMLDSFMPQGIFCNLSSLFLQMVWGGQGTGTANLFIYLILTVFITGLMVGKTPEFLGRKIEQREIFLASAILLIHPIIVLVPSAIALAYPNSLSGISNPGFHGISQVVYEYASAAANNGSGLEGLQDNTLWWNLSSSLTILLGRYVPIIAMLLLASSMSNKSTVPQTRGTLRTDSVMFTSITACLTMILTLLTFFPVLVLGPVAEGLNLVSGN; from the coding sequence ATGCAAAGTGTCTTACAAATCGTTATCATTCTGGGAATTGTCGTACTAATTACTCCTATCTTGGGTAGGTACATAGCCAATGTTTTTCTAGAACAGTCAACAATCTTTGATAGTCTGCTCAATCCCATAGAAAATATTATATATGTGGTCTGTGGAGTCAATAAAAAACAGCAGATGACTGTAGGACAGTATATTAAATCTGTTCTTGTCAGTAACTTTATCATGGGGATAAGCGCATATGTTCTTATTTCATTTCAGCAACTGCTGCCTTGGAACCCCAACAACCTAAATGCACCAAGATGGGACACAATATTACACACCACCATATCCTTCCTAACTAATACTGATCAGCAACACTACATACCGGAAACAACACTGAGCCATTTTAGTCAAACAGCAGCACTAGGGTTTTTAATGTTCACCTCAGCAGCTACTGGATTAGCAGTGGGAATAGCATTTATTAGGGGATTAACCGGAAGAAAACTGGGTAATTTTTACACTGATATTATCCGTGCCATCATCAGAATCCTATTACCCATAAGCATAATTGGGGCGATCGCCCTAGTAGCATTAGGAGTGCCAGAAACCCTGGAGGGAACATTAGTAGTCAAGACATTGGAAGGGAGAACCCAATATATACCCAGGGGTCCGGTTGCTTCCTTTGAGATGATCAAAATGATAGGACAAAATGGAGGGGGCTTTTTTGCTGCCAACTCAGCCCATCCCTTTGAAAACCCGAACAGTGTTTCAAATCTAATAGAAGCCATAGCCATGATTATCATACCAGCATCGCTCATACATAGCTACGGTGTATTTGCCAACAATTTGAAACAAAGTTGGTTACTATTTTGGATGGTATTCCTAATATTTGTGATTTTTGTCTGGGTGACAGTGGCAGGGGAAATGCAGGGAAATTACTTAGCTAACCAAATTGTAGGTATAGAAATACCCAACTTAGAGGGTAAAGAAATGAGATTTGGGGTAGGAGAAACCGGATTATGGGCGGTGATAACAGCTACTACCATGACCGGAGCGGTGAACGGGATGCTGGATTCATTTATGCCCCAGGGGATATTTTGTAATCTATCAAGCCTATTCCTGCAAATGGTTTGGGGTGGACAGGGAACAGGAACGGCTAACCTATTCATTTATCTAATCCTGACTGTATTTATCACAGGCCTAATGGTGGGAAAGACACCAGAATTTTTGGGGCGTAAAATTGAACAGCGGGAAATATTTTTAGCCAGCGCCATCCTATTGATTCACCCCATTATCGTTTTAGTTCCCAGTGCCATTGCTTTGGCCTACCCCAACTCCCTGTCAGGAATCAGCAACCCGGGATTTCATGGTATTTCCCAAGTAGTTTATGAGTATGCTTCAGCTGCAGCTAATAATGGTTCAGGACTGGAGGGACTACAAGATAATACATTATGGTGGAACCTAAGCAGTAGTTTAACCATTTTACTGGGGCGTTACGTTCCCATCATAGCCATGTTGCTATTAGCCAGTAGTATGTCTAACAAATCAACAGTTCCCCAAACCCGTGGTACCTTGAGAACTGATTCGGTAATGTTTACCAGCATTACAGCCTGTTTAACCATGATTTTAACCCTACTTACCTTTTTCCCCGTTCTAGTCTTAGGTCCGGTGGCGGAGGGTTTAAATCTGGTCTCTGGAAACTGA
- the kdpB gene encoding potassium-transporting ATPase subunit KdpB, translating to MNSVATKRKQRSSRSRNKSGGLNGQKSRFSDLAIYTQAIGDTIIKLSPQYAIKNPIMFLVWLGTIITLIATIYPPALGTVNQTNPRLFNGLVTTILFFTVIFANFAESLAQGRGKAQANALRRSRKETTAKKIDLDGTITETPSTQLKKGDTVYVSAGDMIPADGEVIMGVASVDESAITGESAPVLKEYGSDVASSVTGGTRIISDELIIRITADPGKGFIDRMIDLVEGAQRRKTPNEIALTILLSVLTLVFLIVTVTLPSFAYYVKSPINITILVSLLVALIPTTIGSLLSAIGIAGMDRVAQFNIIATSGQAVEACGDINTLILDKTGTITLGNRLAESFIPICGHSITEIANVSLAASIFDDTPEGKSIIRLAEKLGAKFDIDRRLAQGVEFSAKTRMSGTNLPGGHEARKGAVEAIKAFVRSRNGQYTPELESAYQQVSRQGGTPLAVCLDDKVYGVIYLKDIVKPAIRERFDQLRRMGVRTVMLTGDNHITAEVIAKEAGVDEFIAEASPEDKIHVIRSEQAQGKLVAMTGDGTNDAPALAQADVGVAMNTGTQAAKEAANMVDLDSDPTKLIDIIAIGKQLLITRGALTTFSIANDIAKYFTIIPVIFATANLQSLNVMRLTSVNSAVLSALTYNALIIPALIPLALKGVKFRPLTANQLLQRNILIYGVGGVIAPFIAIKLLDLIFTFVGLA from the coding sequence ATGAACTCCGTTGCAACTAAGCGCAAGCAAAGATCATCCCGTTCCCGAAATAAGAGTGGAGGTTTGAATGGCCAAAAATCGCGATTCAGCGATTTAGCGATTTACACCCAAGCAATTGGGGACACCATAATCAAGTTATCCCCTCAATATGCCATTAAAAATCCTATCATGTTTTTAGTGTGGTTAGGAACAATCATCACCCTAATAGCCACAATTTATCCGCCTGCATTGGGAACGGTTAATCAAACCAATCCTCGACTATTCAATGGTTTGGTGACCACAATCTTATTTTTCACGGTTATTTTTGCCAATTTTGCCGAATCTTTGGCACAGGGGAGAGGTAAAGCCCAGGCTAATGCTTTACGAAGAAGCAGAAAGGAAACCACTGCCAAGAAAATTGACCTTGATGGCACTATTACGGAAACCCCTTCTACCCAGCTGAAAAAAGGTGATACGGTTTACGTGTCAGCTGGTGATATGATCCCCGCCGATGGTGAGGTAATTATGGGTGTAGCCTCGGTAGATGAATCAGCTATCACTGGTGAATCCGCCCCAGTTCTCAAGGAATACGGTTCAGATGTGGCCAGTTCGGTCACTGGGGGTACACGGATTATTTCCGATGAGTTGATTATCCGCATTACAGCTGATCCTGGTAAGGGATTCATTGACAGGATGATTGATTTAGTTGAGGGGGCCCAACGGCGCAAAACGCCCAATGAAATTGCTTTGACCATTCTTCTGTCAGTACTGACATTGGTGTTCCTAATTGTGACAGTTACCTTACCATCATTTGCATACTATGTCAAGTCTCCTATTAATATCACCATACTTGTTTCTCTATTGGTAGCACTCATACCTACAACTATTGGCAGTTTACTCAGTGCCATTGGCATTGCGGGTATGGACAGGGTCGCCCAGTTTAATATTATTGCTACCTCTGGACAAGCAGTAGAAGCCTGTGGTGATATTAATACGTTGATTTTAGATAAAACCGGTACAATCACTTTAGGAAACCGCCTGGCAGAGTCCTTTATCCCTATTTGTGGACATTCAATCACGGAAATTGCCAATGTGTCATTAGCCGCTAGTATATTCGATGATACTCCTGAAGGTAAATCGATTATTAGACTGGCGGAAAAACTGGGTGCTAAATTTGATATTGATCGCCGGTTAGCTCAGGGAGTGGAGTTCTCGGCCAAAACCCGTATGAGTGGAACTAATTTACCGGGTGGTCATGAAGCGAGAAAAGGTGCTGTGGAAGCGATAAAGGCCTTTGTTCGTTCCCGTAATGGTCAGTATACCCCAGAATTGGAGAGTGCATATCAACAAGTATCCCGCCAGGGAGGCACACCCTTAGCGGTTTGTCTAGACGATAAGGTCTATGGTGTTATTTATCTGAAAGATATAGTCAAACCTGCTATTCGTGAGCGGTTTGACCAACTGCGACGGATGGGGGTGCGCACGGTGATGTTAACTGGAGATAACCATATTACGGCTGAGGTAATTGCTAAAGAAGCAGGAGTGGACGAGTTCATAGCTGAAGCAAGTCCAGAAGATAAAATTCATGTCATTCGCTCAGAACAAGCTCAGGGTAAACTGGTTGCTATGACTGGAGATGGCACTAATGATGCTCCCGCTTTGGCGCAAGCGGATGTGGGTGTAGCTATGAATACTGGAACCCAGGCAGCTAAGGAGGCTGCCAATATGGTAGATCTGGATTCTGACCCCACAAAACTTATTGATATTATAGCCATTGGTAAGCAATTACTAATTACCCGTGGTGCTTTAACTACCTTTTCTATTGCCAATGATATTGCCAAGTATTTCACTATTATTCCAGTAATTTTTGCTACTGCTAATCTCCAAAGTTTAAATGTTATGAGATTAACTAGTGTCAATTCAGCAGTTTTATCAGCCCTGACCTATAACGCTCTGATTATTCCTGCTTTAATTCCTTTAGCATTAAAGGGGGTGAAGTTTAGACCTTTGACAGCTAACCAGCTATTACAACGGAATATTTTAATTTATGGTGTGGGAGGAGTAATTGCTCCTTTTATTGCCATTAAACTTCTAGATCTGATTTTTACCTTTGTGGGTTTAGCTTAA
- the kdpC gene encoding K(+)-transporting ATPase subunit C codes for MAFIKEVFRGIRVLVLIWILTAIVYPLVILNLGQWVFPFTANGSILFNIKAEPMGSFLIGQSFTSEQYFQSRPSAIRYSQGKKSAPYGISGGSNLSPTNPQLIDRISQEVSQLKEEDLKPIADLIYTSGSGLDPHISWKAARQQLPRVAKARGMKEDEIESLMYKYTDGKFLSIFGESVVNVLRLNYALDLQSLNQGEQ; via the coding sequence ATGGCATTTATCAAGGAAGTTTTTCGCGGGATACGAGTACTTGTATTAATCTGGATATTAACTGCAATTGTCTATCCTTTGGTAATATTGAACTTAGGTCAGTGGGTTTTTCCTTTTACGGCTAATGGTAGTATCTTGTTCAACATTAAAGCTGAACCAATGGGTTCCTTTTTGATTGGCCAAAGTTTCACATCAGAACAATATTTTCAAAGCCGTCCCAGCGCCATTAGGTACAGTCAAGGCAAAAAATCTGCCCCCTATGGTATATCTGGAGGGAGTAATCTTTCTCCTACTAATCCACAGTTGATTGATAGAATTAGTCAAGAGGTTAGCCAATTAAAAGAGGAAGACCTTAAACCTATTGCAGACCTAATTTACACTTCTGGTTCTGGTTTAGATCCCCATATTTCTTGGAAAGCGGCAAGACAGCAGTTACCAAGAGTAGCAAAAGCACGGGGTATGAAAGAAGATGAAATAGAAAGCTTAATGTATAAGTACACAGATGGCAAATTTTTAAGTATTTTTGGCGAATCAGTGGTGAATGTTTTACGACTAAATTATGCCCTTGACCTTCAGTCTCTCAATCAGGGGGAACAATGA